The genomic interval AGTTGTTCACTGTGTTCACTGTTTTCTGTTGCCAAGATGGGAAATACAAAGATAACAACGCTGCACATACCTGATGTGCAACACTGGGGACTTGTATTGCTCAAATTACAGGCATTTGGGAGAATATGTGTTCTGCCTGAGATTTTGGGATGCTGGTATATATGCAAATGTACTGTACAGTTCCAGTAAAGCTAGCGGACATCTGCTTTTGTAGAGAGAAAActgatgaacccagaatctcatGCACAAACAAGGAGTGTGCTTACAAAGAATTTCATCCTCATGTATATCCCTTACCCCTACAACAGTACCCAGTTTTCAGTAATGAATTTATCTGAGGTGTGCCCTCCTCAGGTCTCTGAAATATATGACACAGTTCCCTGTGGTGTTATTCCAGCGAGAACCTTGATGGTGTTATGATGCTTGCAACTTGAAAATGTCTGAGCCCTAGCCAACAGGTTCCAGGGTCTCTGAATAAAAATCTCAACAGTCAGTTACCACTGTAGTTTTTCTACCATATGCATACATGAAGTATTATGACAGTTCCTCTCTGCTAGGCCAGTCAATAAAAGGGGTCAGTCTGCACTCCATAACAATTATCCAGTATATGAATAATCTTGatacagtggagagtgacacaCAAAAACGGCTGCTTTGGTGAAAGATTTGCTAAGAGTTTGGAATGAAAGTGTGGGGTCTAGGGTGACACCCAGGTTGCGAACTTCTGGTGATGGTGAGATGGAGGAACCATGTCAAAGAGTAGATCTCCAAACCTCCAGAATAGGGCTTTGGGGGACACAACCAAGAGCTCTGTTTTGTTACTGATTAGCTTGAGTAGATTAAACAACATCCAGGTTTTGAGGGGAAATATGTTCAAGCACAATCATCAGCACTTCAATTGAGGGAAGTCCAGTCAGTGTAGAAGTGTACTTTGTcatccaaataaaaaaaacctctaCTTGGACCTTGGtatttgttggtgcaaaacATATAATCAAATTCCATCATTTGGCTCTCAGCTTCACAAAATTTCCCAAATTCAGTTATATACTTGGCGTCTGTGGCTTCTGGATGGTTGTCTTCACTGTCAACTCTTCAGCCTCACTTTCGTTGCTGTGTTTATCTGAATTTTATTTCACCTCTGAAGTGCTTGGATGACTGATGTTAATATCTTCCACACAAGGGCCACTTTCATTAAGTTTTCAGAGCTTTGGTGCCGCTTCAAGTTCACGTCTTTCAAAAAAAGTTTAGTGGGTGATCTCGGGCTTTCTGCTCTGTCCTCTGCAGCCTTTTGGTCCACCTTGATGAACTGTTTCTTAATTTTACAGTAGGCCTCCAGTCAATATTGTACTTGTCCCAACTAACAGCTGGCCTTCCAGAGACAAAGTGCTTGCTACACAATTGTTCACTGGTAAAAACATACTTAGAATTTAATTTCTCCGATCTCTTGATAATTCCTCAGTGAATTTTCTTTGATTAGTAATCATGGCTGGAATGCGATAAAATCCTGTACCTTTATCATGGCCACTTTTGCTTCCACTTTTGCTGAAAACAATGCAATGAACCATCTCACATTTCTCAGTGGGAACTAAGGTGATTGTATATGTTTATGTGTTGAGGGACACCAACTTGGCGGATAGCAATCGTTGTCAAGATATAGGTCATGTGAGTCAAAACCCCCTATAtgagcatttccaaaatgagTGCTCCTACATGTGGCTTTGTGTGTCATGTCAGGCATATGAGTGGGttgctgtagctccagtagtacAGCAGGCTGCctattaatcagaaggttgTTGGTTCAATCCCAGGCTGTTCCAGttggcatgccaaagtatctatGGGCAAAATACTAAGGTGCATAGATGAATAAGTATCAGTATATCTGAAGCTGATTTGAAGGGATTAGATCTTGGAGAGGTACCTGTTTCTGCTTGGCAAAGGATTGAACCAGGAGGATTTGGATGATTGGATTGGCTTCACCACTGAAAGGGGCCAGAAAGactaaaggctgtcaacaaattaatcagtgcaGCCTGTACTGAAAattcaggaatttggctccctggtggCCTTGGACCACAACTTATCTCAGTTTTCTCCTGGATATTTGTAAACAGATGCCCTACGCCCCCCCTGTCCTATCTTCTTGTGATCTTggcctagctgctgatgaactccacgtcttatcagaactgttagctcaGGAGGGGaatttgagtcagccccacagtagcccccTCAATTTTTCTGGGTTCATCTAATACATTAAGTCCCCATAGACTtccagaaatctgagaaaatccattTTTACGTGTTTCTTCAGGATTTGCCATAGAAAACCAAACATGTTACTCACACACCCTTTCATGTACAACTGTTAGAAgtcacttaattttattttaaaacataggcatgatgatactttattgatcccacaatggggaaattacaggcATGGGTTGTAAAATGTGCCTGGACGGACTCGTATGAGTGTGAACAGTGAAGGGGTTTtgtagagagaaagaggagggacATCATTTTGTTGGGCGGGGGGAATAAATCCACTCTGTGACCAGGAGTTCtgatcagagctgcaggagctgcagctgcctgatgATGGAGATACAGAAACGAGCCGAGCTCTGTTTTCCACAACTCCTCAACAGTTCCTGCAGGAAGCCAACACTTCAGTGGTCCAAAGCTGTGCTCCTGAACATTGTGCTGTTTTTCATCTCTCTGATCACTGCTGCTCTCAACCTGCTGGTCATCATCTCAGTCTCCCACTTCAGGCAGAGATGTCATTTTGTCATTTATGTCATTTGATTTaaggatgaatgaatgaagtgaaTGTGACACATTCTTGGTGTATTTTAACATGACTAAAGAGTTAATGAATCATGCCTTACTAATGGAAGACTTTTAGTAACAGGATTTTCACTGAAGACATTCtaacaatttgataagcggaagaacacggatggatggatggatggatggatattctgATTTTATTAATGTGTattactttcttttttgtctcCCTGCAGGCAGCTCCACACACCCAGTAAcatcctccttctctctctggctgtctcagACTTTCTCGTGGGTCTCCTGGTGATGCCATTAGAAATTATTAGAAATACGGCCTGTTGGTTTCTTGGTAATCTCATGTGTTCTGTTTATGTTTATCTGACTGGCAACATTACCTGTGCTTTAATAGGGAACATAGTTCTCATATCAGCTGACCGCTATGTGGCTATTTGTGACCCTCTGCATTACCCCACCAGAATCACTGTGGGGAGAGTAAAAatcagtgtttgtctgtgttggttttaTTCAACTGTCTACAGCAGTCTTTATATGAAAGACATCCTGATTGAACCAGGCAGGTATAATTCCTGCTATGGAGAGTGTGTCTTTGTTATCAATGATATTGCTGGGATTGTTGAGCTTGTTCTGACTTTTATTGTTCCAGTTTCTGTCATCATAGTTCTG from Archocentrus centrarchus isolate MPI-CPG fArcCen1 chromosome 21, fArcCen1, whole genome shotgun sequence carries:
- the LOC115801247 gene encoding trace amine-associated receptor 13c-like, with protein sequence MMEIQKRAELCFPQLLNSSCRKPTLQWSKAVLLNIVLFFISLITAALNLLVIISVSHFRQLHTPSNILLLSLAVSDFLVGLLVMPLEIIRNTACWFLGNLMCSVYVYLTGNITCALIGNIVLISADRYVAICDPLHYPTRITVGRVKISVCLCWFYSTVYSSLYMKDILIEPGRYNSCYGECVFVINDIAGIVELVLTFIVPVSVIIVLYMRVFVVAVSQARAMRSHVTAVTLQRSLNQTNRSELKAARTLGVLVVVFLASYCPYYCYSLDNENVANDPSASFVVMIFYFNSCLNPLIYSLFYPWFRNAVKLIITLQIFKYDISEANIL